Below is a genomic region from Coturnix japonica isolate 7356 linkage group LGE64, Coturnix japonica 2.1, whole genome shotgun sequence.
AAAGTGCTCAAATAAGAATTACACTTGGAACAACGCATGCCCAGGGTGATAAAAATTCttctgccaggcagtgagaggCTAAGGGCAGTTTTTATGAGCTCTCATTGCTGTAACTGTATAAAGTCCATCTGTCCTGTAAGCTTCCTGTATCTGCATCGTTTCAGTTCAAGTAAAGCCAGTTCAGCTCAAGAGAGAAACCTTCGGGGTGAGAATTAATTTAAGGTACGTTactgcatttatatatatatattcagcaTGATTCTTTAAGAATATAAATGCATCTAATAATTGTCGAGTGTTATAAGTGTCCTGTTGTTCCTTGCTGACTACAGAGGTATGAAACAAGAAGGAGGAACGTAGCCTAAAGGAACAAAGCTTGCTTTCATTGTGTTAAAgtcctgtggagaaggacttgggggtcctggtggatgggaagctggacatgagacaTTAGCGTGTTCTTGCAACCAGGAGGGTCCTACTATATCATGGGCTGGCTttttatgagggtggatagcgataggataagggggaatggttttaaactgagacaggggagttttaggttagagattagaaggaagtttttcaccctgagggtggtgacacactggaacaggttgctcaaggaggttgtggatgccccaaccctggaagcattcaagtcCAAGGttggatgtgactctgggcagcctgggctgctggttggtgaccctgcacatagcaggagggaGTTGAAACTTTGGGGTCctttcattctatgattctgtgattgaaatACCTAAAATTCTGCTGGAGACATCAGGCTCAGAGACACATATTGGTCAGCTGGGGCTGATTGTTCCTTTCATTATATTTCCCTGCTGATGGAAAGATAGCAGAAAGCACTGTCTGTTCCTTGGATCCACTAACCAATCATCCCAGTGCTCCAAAGcatctcttgctttctcttagACTTCTCAATTGAGTCTGTATAGCCCATTATGTCAAATGGAAAGCAATTCCCTTCTCTTTGTCTTGATGAGGAGCTTTGTTGTCTTTTGTTCCTTCCCCATTAGCAGTGGAGGGGAAATGGGACTCAGGACAGAATGGCTTAGTGGCACCAGTCCAGGTCTACAAGACACAGTCCTCCTTATATAGCTTTGACAGCATCACTTCCAGCACTGGAGTTAGTTCAAAGGGAAAGGCCATTAAATGTGTATGACCACATCCTTTGCCTTAGTAGAAGAGCGTGGCAGGTGCCAATCACCCCCTGTTGCATCCTGCAGATGCCGTGAGTGTTTGTCATTTTGGCCTTTCGTGTGAGTGTGAGAATGCTTAGACAGCTGCAAAGACTTCTAGTGTTGAGCTGCAGGCCACCAGGTCATCCCAATGACTGCCTGCAGTTCTCACCCCATCACTCTGTCCTGTATTTGTCTTTGTCTTGCAGACCGGCCTCTTAGAAAAGTATAAGAAGTAGCTGGAAGCAGGAGATGTCTTGGACACCCGGTAAGAGTGGAGTTTACTGTGTGTTAAATGGTGATGTAAGAGAAAGCAAACCATTAAAAACTGGGAGTATTATAAAAAATAAGTCTGCGATTTCAGGGGCTCAACTAAAGCCTTTCTCTCACCTCTTGCCCCTCTTCTGTCCACCCAAGCATCATTCCAGGTCACTTTAGCTATGGGGGATGTGACTGCTCTCCCTTTGCTATACAACAGAACATCTGTGTCCCAAGAAAGCGAAATAGAAACACAGAGAGCAACAGCCAAGCATAATCATGGGAAGAACATCAACACTGGATTAATCTCCTTGTCCTAGCAATGCAATGACTTCACTGTACCCAATTAGTATGAATTAATAAGCACAGGAATGTGCTTAGTACTATGCAGTAGTTTTCAGACTGAGTGGGTGACTACGTCAAAGATGCTCCAATGTCTCTGACAACAGTCCTATGTTGTAGAGTGGGAAAACTGGTCCTGGATATTCAATGACATATTCAACAATGTGTCCTCTGAACACCCTTCTTATTaatattggttttgtttctatttttaattactttactCATTTTGCATTGCAGAACTTCCTCTCAATGTGCCTGCTGTAACGATTCGTGAGAGTGGTAAGTTCAACACGGAGAGTTGGTATCATTCTTATGGGTCATGGCATTACTGAAAAGGTGCTTGTTGCCATGTGTCTTTTTCGCAGTCTATGTCACAAACAGACATTTTTGATGTAACCTTTTGGCTTTGCAATGTGGATACCGGGAACCAGATGTGTACAAGAAAAAGTTGcataaataagaggaaaaagagatcACTAAGATCTCACTCTGCCATCTAAACTCTTTAATTGCCTCAGGAGTCTGAAGCTTTAAAAAAGGCATTCATACCACCCTGTCATTGGAGCAGTTGATATAACTTAAAGTTACATGCTCTGTATTTCATATAAAATCAATGACAAAATGGAGCCTGCACTCAATTCAATGAGACGAGTCCAACATCAGACTTTCACAGGGTACATTTGTTGTATTCCCTCGTGGAAAGCAAATGAAGCCTTAGGAAGAGTTCGGGATCTACTGGGAGGAAGCCCTGATCCAGTAGCTATAAGTACAGATTGCTTTCCCTACGTCTGCAGATGAAAACTCTCATTGCCTTTTCCAGCTTTCAGCAATGTACCAGAGCATCCCACTCAACACAAAAGCAGCGTGAATACATTTAACTGCAACAAGGAAAGATTCTTCAAGCTGAGAAATGGAGAAGACACTCCAGAAAGATGGGAAAGAGGTGATTAGACCCATAAATGTAGATCTGCCCATCATGTGGGATGCTCATCTCATGGTTATCCCATTTCAGGGTTATCCCATCTCCTCACCTCACAGCCACATCCCCTCTCTGTGGAGTTTTCTCTGCAGGTTTGAGAAGTGGATATATAATTCCCCCCCGCATTCTGACAGATCCCATTATCTTCTCCCCACTGGAAATACTGTAGTTGCAGTGAAGAGACACCACCTTCTACCTGGGCTGCCTTCATGATGTGTAATTCCATAACAGCTGTTCAGTATATTTATATAGTTCTTTATgagaaaaaaccccacatttcttacatttcctcttttctataTCTTTCATTTGAACATGAAGATCCTGAATCCCAGCAAAATTCTCTCAGTGTTCGAGAACGAGCTCAGAAATATGAGTCTCAATGTAAGTATGCTGGACTGGTATTTCCACAGCCTGTGATCATGTGTTGGGTGGGATTTATGAGAGCACAGGACAAGAAGCCCTGAGGGGTCTGTCCCTCTGAGCATGATGTGGTGAGAACTCTTCCAAACACCTCAGGCATGATCAGTTCTCTCCAGGGTGTGCTTATAAACTGGCTTCATGTTGCTTCTTCCAAAGTCTTCCTTTTAGGTCTTTGCTCTCTGCAACATCCAAGTGTGAATGTCCTGAAGAAGGGCGAATATTATAGTGAAATGATCAGTGCCAGGGAAGACCAGGCAGATGAATCTGTGCTAAATCCCATCTTTCCTGGCACATAGGatgtgctgttttcctgcccCTGCTCTTTCCAGGTGGCCTGATGTTGCAGTTTAGCTTACAGTCACAGGTTAGAATTACAGCACTCCACAGATGCTTGCTCACTCTCAGACCTGCAGAAGTCAAAATGGATGCAGCTAGAGAAGTGAAATGGACTAAGACAGAAAACTCAGGCATggctgtttttaaatgtttgccCTGTTGCTCTCCTTTTCAGACTTAACCAATGGGTCAGAGATATCCccacagaaggaaagcagagtgAATTCACCAAAGAGACCCCAAGAAAGCTTCTCTAAGCAGAGCAAGGGGAATACAGATCCAGTAATTGTGGAAAGAGGTAATTGGGGCTGTGAGAAGACCTGTGGTCACAGTGCTGGACCCTCACCCCAGGGTTATTGCTTCTCCTCAACTCAAGCCACATCCCCTCTCTGTTGGGCTTTCTTTGAAGTCAGGATACTGGCTTATCTCCTGCTCCCAAAGTCTGTCAGGTTCCATTTTCTTCACCCCATAGTACACCCTGCAGCTGTGGTGTTCTTCCAccagctcttcatttcattctgcttGCAGCATGGAAGTTCTGCTATATCCTGGTCTGGAAGGGGTTCtaagcagcctggtctgctggttggcaaccATGCACATGGCATGtgggttggaacaagatgatctttgaggtcctttccaacccaaaccattctgtacTGCTGTCAGGTCCGTGCTTCTCAGCAGTGAAAACTGTATCCAGCTGAAGTGCATCTTCATCAATGGTATGGGcaacaaaaaggaagagttgAAAGCTACAGTGTAACAGGATAACCATGACACAGTTGCCAACACGAACAAGTAGTAGGATCATTCTTATGACTCGAGTGCTGAAATGGAGGAGTATAAGTGCTTTAAAAGGGATAGGAAAGAATGGAGGGGCAATGGGTGACTCTCTATTTTAGAGAAGGTGTACAAGTCATGTGAGGAGtggcagagggagctgggactgttcaggctgcagcaggaggctcAGAGGAAAACTCATAGCCCTCTATGAACACATCACaggaggctgtagtgaggtgTCTGTTGTCCAGGTAtctagcaataggacaaggtatctagcaataggacaagaagTGATGGCCTTAAGCTGCGCaggaggaggttcaggttggacattaggaacattttcttttcataaagtCTGCTTTTCCTGCCCAGGAAAAgtagtggagtcactgtccatggTGGTGTTCAAGAATAGGGTAGATGAGGCAATGAGGGATGTGCTTTAGTGGCCATAGTGTTCTCTTAACAGTGGTATTATTCCATGACTGTATGTGTTATTCCTTAAAGCAgttcaatgtatttatttgtttctttgaggATAGGCTtaattgtattttctctttcctataTCTTTCTTATGAACAAAAGATGCCAAGCCCCTGAAACAACCACAAAGCGTCCAAGATGAAAAGAAGAGGCTCCCATATGAGTTTTCAGGTAAGAATAGTGGATCCTGGTTCTCCTGCTTGTGGTCATCACTTGGAAAATCTCAGGAGGATGTATCAGAGTGAGCCCAGACGTGTGTGAGCAGGATGTGCTGAGAACCCCTCCTGGTCCCAATTAGAAGGCATGGCCACCTGAGAGGAAACACTTGTGGTCAGAGGGACACAGGTCTCTGGTATCAGACACATCCTACTCTAGCAGTGTATTGCTTCTGAATGGGAGACTAAGGCACTGTCATTGGCAGTGCGatgtctggctggaggcctgtaactagcagcgtctcccaggggtctgtactgggcCCGGTCTTGTGCAACATCTTCATCAGcaaccttgatgaggggatagtgaccaccctcagcaagtttgctgatgacacaaagttgggaggattggctgacacacctgaaggctgtgctgccattcagcgagacctggacaggctggcgagctgggcagtaagaaaccgaatgaggtttaacaaaagcaagtgtagagtcttgcacctagaaagaaataattgcatgcaccggtacaggctgggggaaaacctgctggagaggagctctgctgagagggacctgggtgtcctgatggacaacaggttggccatgagcagcagtgtgcccttgtagccaaaaaaaacaatggcatactggggtgcattaaaaagagcatgtccagaaggtcgagggaggtgatcttccccctctactctaccctggtaaggcctcatctggaatactgtgtccagttctggtctCCCCAGTagaaaaaagacagggatctcttggaaagagtccagtggagggccacaaagatggtgaagggcctggagcatctcccctatgaggagagacttagggaactgggtctgcttagccttgagaaaagaaggctgagaggggatttgatccaggtttataaatacccgaggtgtgggggccataaTGGTGAAGCTGGTCTCCTTTCAGTAGTGAGTGGGGACAagactaggggtaatgggatgaaagtacagcataggaagttttgcacaaatgtgcgcaagaatttctttacagtgagggtgacagagcagtggaacagtctgcccaagagggttgtggagtctccttctctggagatatgcAAGACCCACTTGGACACCGAGATGTGAGACATGGTgtggggaacctgctttggcaggagggttggactcgatgatctctagaggtcccttccaacccctacaattctgtgattctgtgattctgtgagttgtAAATTACGGAGAGCAATGCCTGGAAATCAACAAGGGAGAGAATAAAAACCAATGAGGGAGAGGTGAAGGGAGGGAACTCCATGTCAGGAGCTTGGTTTCCCCTCTTCTCTTCcaatggaaaaggaagagaatagaAAATAAGACCTGAAATAGATTCCTGACTCTCAACACATTATTGCCCACTACGGAGTTCCCTTTCTGCCGAAAAGACCTTCTGAAGGCCATGTTTTATGCTTCAGCTCACTCCAGGGAATGTCTGCTAAGGAACTAAAAGATTGCTTCCCCTCACATTTATTACAGGAAAAGTTTatcctgctgaaaaagaaaagtcctCAGATGCTGAGAGGCAGTGTTATTCTCCAGTGattcctctctttcttcacaggaagGATGATGGAGATGAGCACCTTGAAGGTCATGGAATCAGTGCAGGAGGGAATGGAGAAGATTCTGAATCAAAAACTGGCTGTGTTCCAGAGACAAATGGAAAAGACCCAGCAAGGAATCCCACACATGAAGGAACAGAACAACACCTGGTCCTCCCTTCAAAAGATCTCTGATAATATTCAAGCCTTGCAGAAAGGTTTGGAAGACATGAAGATATCCACAAAGAAAGACCTTCAGAAGCTCAGAGAAGACTTAGAGGAAAGAGTAGCAAAAGCACCTGAGAAGTCTGAGTCTAAAGAGAATCTGTTGGAGGTGGGGAACCTGGCAGGTGAGCATGGCAACCCCTAGGCAGGACTTCATCTCCCTATGAGCAACTATGGTGTCTGAGTGTCTGAGGAGCTCTCAATGCTCCTTACACACAGTGAAGGACCCTGCTGGGGCTCTAGCATCTGCAGCCTACTCAACCTGCTCCAATCTCTCCCTTTCACCACTCATACTGCTAATCAGTAAAGAGCCTTCTATTGCACAGTGCACAGATTGTGGTTTGAAGAGATGGTATAGGGCAATTCCTACATCCTGTCCTGCCCTGACAGACTCCGCAAAGCCTTCAGGCAGAATCTCAAGGCCTGTGCCCTTTTCCCATCCCTATGGCACTCAATCAATCCAAATCAATGCAGCAGAGGTGgaattttgttctctcttcttttgtCCTCCATCCAGAGTTGGTGTGTCTTGGACCATGGTGAAGGATTTCCTTCCTTTAGCAATACACAGGCAAGACAGAAGGGTCTGGGTAGCTCAGGAACTccatttcccctcttcttctCCACTTgataaggaacagaaaataagacCTGAAATGGATTCCTCTCTCTATATATGTTCATGCAATCTGCAGTGTCCCctttcagctgaaaacagctTCTGAGGGCCATATTTTGAGCTTCATCATACTGTAGGGAATGTCCACTTTGGAACTAAAAGATGATGAGAGGCAGTGTTAGTTTCCAGTGattcctctctttcttcacaggaagGACAGTGGAGATGAGCACCTCAAAGGTTGTGGAATCAATGCAGGAGGGAATGGAGAAGATTCTGACTGAAAAACTGGCTGCAATGCAGAGACAAATGGAAAAGACCCAGCAAGCAATCCCACCCATGAAGGAACAGAACAACACCTGGACCTCCCTTCAAAAGATCTCTGATAATATTCAAGCCTTGCAGAAAGGTTTGGAGGACATGCAGAGGTCCACAAAGAAAGACCTTCAGATGCTCAGAGAAGACCTGGAGGAAAGAGTAGCAAAAGCACCTGAGAGGTCTGAGTCTAAAGAGAGTCTGTTGGAGATGGAGAACCAGGCAGGTGAGCATGGCAGCCTCTAGGTAAGCCTTTTTCTCCCTATGGGTAGCTAAGGTGTCTGAGTATCTGAGGAGCTCTCAATGCTCCTTACACACAATGAAGGACCCTGCTGGGGCTCAAGTATCTGCAGCCTACTCAACCTGCTCCAATCTCTCCCTTTCACCACTCATACTTCTAATCAGTAAAGAGCGTTCTATTGCGCAGTACAGAGTGTGGCTTTAAGAGATGGTATAGGGCAATTCCTACCCACTTTTCTGCCCAGACAGACTCTGCAAAGCCTTCCAGCAGAATCCAAAGGCCTTTCCCCATCCTTCTGTCACTCAAACAATCCAAATTAATGCTGCAAAGGaggattattttttaacttccaTCCAGAGATGGTGGGCACTGGACTGCAGGGAAGTATTCACTTCCATGGAGCAATACACATATAGACAGATCAGTCCAgatggagagggaaggaaggaactCTAGTTTAGGAGCTTGATTTCCCTGCTTCTCTTCcactggaaaaggaagagaacagaaaataagaccTGAAATGGATTCCTGCCTCTCTACACATTCTTGCAATCTACAGAGGTCCATTTTAGCTGAAAAGAGCTTCTGAAGGCTGTGTTTTATGCCTTATTGTACTCTACAGAATGTCTGCTTAGGAACTAAAACTAAAAGATTGCTTCCCCCGTCATTCCTAACATGAAATGCTCTACCTGCTCATAGAGACAAGGCCTCAAGTAACAGGAGGCAGTGTTAGTTTCCAGtgtttcctctctttctttacAGGAAGGACAGTGGAGATGATCACCTCGAAAGCCCTGGAATCCATGCGGGAGGAAATAGAGAAgattctgaatgaaaaactggCTGCAATGCAGAGACAGCTAGAAGTGACCCAGCACACAAAGCCATCCATGGAAGAAGAGAACAACACCTGGGCTTCCCATCAGAAAATCTCTGAGGACGTGCAAGCCCTGCAGACAGCCTTGGAAAGAATGCAGATGTCCACTGAGGAAGACATTCAGAAGCTCAGAGCAGACCTGAAAGGTGGGTATACAACCAAGTATTCTGGGCCTGAGGAAAATTTGTTCTTTCTGGATAACCAGGCTTGTGAGCATGGCCATCCTTAAGCAGGATGGCATAGTTTTTCATCAGTACTGAATGTACCGTGCTATCTGAGTTTCCATCCTCCTTTTTCTATTTGCTGTATATCTAAAGAGGCCTCTTGCTATATCACCCATGGTGATGGCATTGAACTCCTTTCACTCTCCAATTAAAAGAGTCTTAGGACTCTGAGATTCTCTTGCTGACATAACTTCATAGAAACTATAGAAATGACTGGCAAAGTGCTTGCTAACTTAGTAGGAACTATTATAATTTCAAGAAGCTTTTCTATCCTGGCATGTTCATCACTGTAATGGGAATGTTCCTATTTCATCCATGGTCTTGCCCTAGATGGCAAAGGGCCTGTGCCATGGTCTTGTAATCTTTTGCTATTGGAATTCCAACATCGTAACATCATGCCAAGCAAGGGTAATTAAAGAGTTAATACTCCAGAGAGAAAGATATGTCATGGATATGCATGGAAGTGACTGATTTGGtctttctctcttgctgctgcctggcagggctgggtgcacTTCCAAGCCATAAGTTAAGTAGGTAGATTTGGGAACACTCTCATTATTTGATTTACTAGCCTCAGTTTTAATTAGATTGTATTCTAATgtgcattctgatatcatacttaataaaaaaagttttcctccttagctCATTGACACtactctcttttcctttctctctgagCCCATCTCCCTAccacttttcccttttttgctTCCCTCTTTTGGTTGTCAGGGTGTCCACAGGCCTATTCCTCCCCCCCACCTTGTCATGGGCATAGACTGATCTGATACAGATATAGATCTAGAtattgatctagataactccgtGACAGCCTGGAACATCTCCATTTTGAGGAACATCTGGGGGActtgggtctgttcagcctggggggaaaaaagacagagaggGGATCTAgtaaatgtttgtaaatatgtttgtaaatatctaaagggatgTGAGAGGCAActggatgaggccaggctcttctcagtggtgtttAGCGATAGAAAAAGGAGTAATTTCCTAAAACTTTGTATTTAGCAAgtggaaaaacttctttctggtaagggtgatggagcactggaaggttgtggagtcttcttctatggagatattcaagacctgtctaTCCATTGCCTACCTGTGCAATCTACTGTAGGGTACCTGGTTTTGCAGGGAGGGTGGACATTATAATTGCTTGAGGTCCCTTCAGACccctgagattctgtgattcattcccTTGacctctctttctcctttctggaCCTAATTCATTTGGTACTGAGCTAATGAAATGGAGACCAACATTTTACAAAGCCCAATGGACGAGGGGGTAGGTTTAAACCAAAAGTGAGGAAATCTAGGTTAGATGATAGGAGGAAAATGGTTATTCTAAAGGTAGTTGGtacaggttgtccagagaagctcTGGTTAACCCATATGTGGAGGCCTTGAGGTCCAAcctacagaaacaaacataGGAGAATATAGACTTTCAATCAACATCACAGACTGTGTCTTATTATAGCTGATATCAGCATGCCTTGACAAATCCACTTACTgtctgcttttatctttttcccaCAGGTTCTTTCATAGAGCAGCGCTACAAAGGTAAGTAAAAAGGAGATGATGCTGCACCTTgtcctgagcctcctcttttccagactaaataatTTCAATTCCCTCATCCACTCCTTACAAgagctgtgctccagacccctcaaaCCTTTGTTGTGCTTCATtaaacatgctccagggcctcagtgtccttgtaatgaaattaattccattcacctcagcccagcaatcagcctgtccagatccctctgtagggccttccaTCTCCCAGACAAACTGACACATAATTCAGGTATGGGAACAAAGGCATCTGATATTATGGGAGGGTAGAATCTAGGCTACATTGGGGCAATTAGTTGCTGATTGCGCCctgaaaaaagggaaagtaaGTTATgagtgaaaacaaagtaaagaaAGACTCCGTAAATCAGACCTTGTGTTTTCTGCTACTTATGGCATGGTTTGATCGTTGCAGTTGATGTCACCCTGAATGCTGATACAGCTCACCCCAGACTGGAAGTGTCTGAAGATGGGA
It encodes:
- the LOC107325875 gene encoding E3 ubiquitin-protein ligase TRIM39-like isoform X3: MMYPESQQNSLSVRERAQKYESQYLTNGSEISPQKESRVNSPKRPQESFSKQSKGNTDPVIVERDAKPLKQPQSVQDEKKRLPYEFSGRMMEMSTLKVMESVQEGMEKILNQKLAVFQRQMEKTQQGIPHMKEQNNTWSSLQKISDNIQALQKGLEDMKISTKKDLQKLREDLEERVAKAPEKSESKENLLEVGNLAGRTVEMSTSKVVESMQEGMEKILTEKLAAMQRQMEKTQQAIPPMKEQNNTWTSLQKISDNIQALQKGLEDMQRSTKKDLQMLREDLEERVAKAPERSESKESLLEMENQAGRTVEMITSKALESMREEIEKILNEKLAAMQRQLEVTQHTKPSMEEENNTWASHQKISEDVQALQTALERMQMSTEEDIQKLRADLKGSFIEQRYKVDVTLNADTAHPRLEVSEDGKSVNDTGVIRKVPNREERFDSHLFVLAKEGYTSGRYYWEVDVGRRKNWILGVASESVTRKGTVTLSPKKGFWVIALADGQEYWAYTDPWTRLTVSGRPQKIGIFLNISANKLAFYNAKKKTVLYTFNMGGSVQKRKFVPFFSTGSGASVHDTEPLKIMQEFDDDD
- the LOC107325875 gene encoding E3 ubiquitin-protein ligase TRIM39-like isoform X2, whose product is MMCNSITAVQYIYIVLYEKKPHISYISSFLYLSFEHEDPESQQNSLSVRERAQKYESQYLTNGSEISPQKESRVNSPKRPQESFSKQSKGNTDPVIVERDAKPLKQPQSVQDEKKRLPYEFSGRMMEMSTLKVMESVQEGMEKILNQKLAVFQRQMEKTQQGIPHMKEQNNTWSSLQKISDNIQALQKGLEDMKISTKKDLQKLREDLEERVAKAPEKSESKENLLEVGNLAGRTVEMSTSKVVESMQEGMEKILTEKLAAMQRQMEKTQQAIPPMKEQNNTWTSLQKISDNIQALQKGLEDMQRSTKKDLQMLREDLEERVAKAPERSESKESLLEMENQAGRTVEMITSKALESMREEIEKILNEKLAAMQRQLEVTQHTKPSMEEENNTWASHQKISEDVQALQTALERMQMSTEEDIQKLRADLKGSFIEQRYKVDVTLNADTAHPRLEVSEDGKSVNDTGVIRKVPNREERFDSHLFVLAKEGYTSGRYYWEVDVGRRKNWILGVASESVTRKGTVTLSPKKGFWVIALADGQEYWAYTDPWTRLTVSGRPQKIGIFLNISANKLAFYNAKKKTVLYTFNMGGSVQKRKFVPFFSTGSGASVHDTEPLKIMQEFDDDD
- the LOC107325875 gene encoding E3 ubiquitin-protein ligase TRIM39-like isoform X1, which produces MSWTPELPLNVPAVTIRESAFSNVPEHPTQHKSSVNTFNCNKERFFKLRNGEDTPERWERDPESQQNSLSVRERAQKYESQYLTNGSEISPQKESRVNSPKRPQESFSKQSKGNTDPVIVERDAKPLKQPQSVQDEKKRLPYEFSGRMMEMSTLKVMESVQEGMEKILNQKLAVFQRQMEKTQQGIPHMKEQNNTWSSLQKISDNIQALQKGLEDMKISTKKDLQKLREDLEERVAKAPEKSESKENLLEVGNLAGRTVEMSTSKVVESMQEGMEKILTEKLAAMQRQMEKTQQAIPPMKEQNNTWTSLQKISDNIQALQKGLEDMQRSTKKDLQMLREDLEERVAKAPERSESKESLLEMENQAGRTVEMITSKALESMREEIEKILNEKLAAMQRQLEVTQHTKPSMEEENNTWASHQKISEDVQALQTALERMQMSTEEDIQKLRADLKGSFIEQRYKVDVTLNADTAHPRLEVSEDGKSVNDTGVIRKVPNREERFDSHLFVLAKEGYTSGRYYWEVDVGRRKNWILGVASESVTRKGTVTLSPKKGFWVIALADGQEYWAYTDPWTRLTVSGRPQKIGIFLNISANKLAFYNAKKKTVLYTFNMGGSVQKRKFVPFFSTGSGASVHDTEPLKIMQEFDDDD